Proteins encoded within one genomic window of Malaclemys terrapin pileata isolate rMalTer1 chromosome 22, rMalTer1.hap1, whole genome shotgun sequence:
- the MACO1 gene encoding macoilin — MKRRSADCSKLRRPLKRNRITEGIYGSTFLYLKFLVVWALVLLADFVLEFRFEYLWPFWLFIRSVYDSFRYQGLAFSVFFVCVAFTSNIICLLFIPIQWLFFAASTYVWVQYVWHTERGVCLPTVSLWILFVYIEAAIRFKDLKNFHVDLCRPFAAHCIGYPVVTLGFGFKSYVSYKMRLRKQKEVQKENEFYMQLLQQALPPEQQMLQRQEREAEEAAKGLPDMDSSVLLQHNGGIPANKKLSTTLPELEYREKGKEKDKDAKKHNLGINNNILQPVDSKIQEIEYMENHINSKRLNNDLVGSTENLLKEDSCTASSKNYKNASGVVNSSPRSHSATNGSIPSSSTKNEKKQKCTSKSPSTHKDLMENCIPNNQLSKPDALVRLEQDIKKLKADLQASRQTEQELRSQISSLTSTERGIRSEIGQLRQENELLQNKLHNAVQMKQKDKQTISQLEKKLKAEQEARAFVEKQLMEEKKRKKLEEATAARAVAFAAATRGECTETLRNRIRELETECKKLTIDIKLKEDQIRELEMKVQELRKYKENEKDTEVLMSALSAMQDKTQHLENSLSAETRIKLDLFSALGDAKRQLEIAQGQIIQKDQEIKDLKQRIAEVMAVMPSITYNAATSTLSPVSPHYSSKFVETSPSGLDPNASVYQPLKK; from the exons tacATTTCTGTACCTGAAATTCTTGGTGGTGTGGGCACTAGTATTGCTGGCAGACTTTGTCCTGGAGTTCAGATTTGAATATCTGTGGCCGTTTTGGCTTTTCATCAGGAGCGTTTACGATTCGTTCAGATACCAGGGTTTG gccttttcagtattttttgtttgtgtagCATTCACATCCAATATAATATGTCTGCTCTTCATACCAATACAATGGCTATTTTTTGCTGCCAGCACGTATGTATGGGTACAGTATGTCTGGCACACAG agaggggtgtgtgtttgcCAACAGTATCGCTGTGGATACTTTTTGTTTATATTGAAGCAGCAATTCGATTTAAAGATCTCAAAAACTTCCATGTAGACCTTTGTCGTCCTTTTGCTGCACACTG TATTGGCTATCCTGTTGTGactttgggctttggcttcaaaAGTTATGTCAGCTACAAAATGcgattaagaaaacaaaaagaagtgCAGAAAGAGAATGAATTTTACATGCAGCTTCTCCAGCAAGCTCTACCCCCAGAGCAACAGATGCTACAAAGgcaagagagagaggcagaggaag CAGCCAAAGGATTACCTGATATGGATTCCTCAGTACTTTTGCAACACAATGGAGGCATTCCAGCCAATAAAAAATTATCCACAACATTGCCGGAGCTAGAATATagagaaaaggggaaagaaaaggacaaGGATGCCAAGAAACACAACCTTGGAATAAATAACAATATTTTACAACCAGTAGACTCTAAAATACAAGAAATTGAATATATGGAAAACCATATCAATAGTAAAAGATTAAATAATGATCTTGTTGGAAGTACAGAAAATCTCTTAAAAGAGGACTCATGCACTGCCTCATCCAAAAATTACAAAAATGCAAGTGGAGTTGTGAACTCCTCACCTCGCAGTCACAGTGCAACTAATGGGAGCATCCCTTCCTCATCTactaaaaatgagaaaaaacagaAATGCACTAGCAAGAGCCCAAGCACACACAAGGACTTAATGGAAAACTGTATTCCTAATAACCAGCTAAGCAAACCAGATGCACTGGTAAG GTTGGAACAAGATATTAAAAAGTTAAAGGCTGACCTGCAGGCAAGCAGGCAAACTGAACAGGAGCTACGTAGTCAGATCAGTTCTCTGACTAGCACGGAGCGGGGAATTCGATCTGAAATTGGACAGCTCCGACAAGAAAATGAGCTGCTTCAGAACAA ATTACATAACGCCGTACAAATGAAACAGAAAGACAAGCAAACCATCAGCCAGTTGGAGAAAAAACTGAAGGCAGAGCAAGAGGCACGAGCCTTTGTAGAAAAACAGTTGatggaggaaaagaaaagaaagaagttgGAAGAAGCAACTGCTGCACGTGCTGTTGCATTTGCTGCTGCTACCAG AGGAGAATGCACTGAAACTTTACGGAATCGTATCAGAGAGCTGGAGACAGAATGCAAGAAGCTAACAATTGACATAAAGCTGAAAGAAGACCAGATACGGGAACTAGAAATGAAAGTTCAG GAACTGCGGAAATACAAGGAAAATGAGAAGGATACTGAGGTGTTAATGTCAGCACTTTCAGCCATGCAAGATAAAACACAGCACTTAGAGAACAGCCTGAGTGCAGAGACAAGAATTAAGTTGGATCTGTTCTCTGCATTAGGAGATGCAAAACGGCAGCTTGAGATTGCCCAAG GGCAAATCATTCAAAAAGACCAGGAAATCAAGGACCTAAAACAGAGGATAGCAGAAGTTATGGCAGTGATGCCCAGCATAACATACAATGCAGCCACCAGCACCCTGAGTCCTGTTTCCCCACATTACTCTTCCAAATTTGTGGAGACCAGCCCTTCTGGACTTGATCCCAATGCCTCCGTTTATCAACCCTTGAAAAAATGA